A single window of Arcobacter venerupis DNA harbors:
- a CDS encoding DUF4006 family protein has product MAGNTQMNENERGTFKLNGITGMLVAVVLLLTILGVLTFNGIKVQQNEASNFYKINQDLNGLKMNSSDNYKQYQLVGSGK; this is encoded by the coding sequence ATGGCTGGAAATACACAAATGAATGAGAATGAGAGAGGGACTTTTAAACTAAATGGTATTACAGGTATGTTAGTAGCAGTTGTATTGTTATTAACAATATTAGGTGTATTAACATTTAATGGGATAAAAGTACAACAAAATGAGGCTAGTAATTTTTATAAAATCAATCAAGATTTGAATGGTTTAAAAATGAATAGTTCAGATAATTATAAACAGTATCAACTTGTTGGTTCTGGTAAATAA